A part of Candidatus Electrothrix aestuarii genomic DNA contains:
- a CDS encoding DUF3226 domain-containing protein codes for MARQHEKVLLVEGVEDQRVIPELVEANGIQWGDREKDWIVQIKSMNGVENLLDKQRINVQLKSSALKILGIILDADDEPADRWQSMRNCLLDRYPDIPEELPATGLIHPGEITVGVWMMPDNQKRGMLETFLEFLLPDNSEELWNLASQTCEQAAANGAAFKKAHTDKARIHTWLAWQNPPGRQLHNAITERILSPTSPQAAVFMQWFKDLFEV; via the coding sequence ATGGCTCGGCAACACGAAAAGGTACTTCTGGTTGAAGGAGTAGAAGACCAACGGGTTATTCCCGAGCTTGTTGAGGCGAACGGCATACAATGGGGTGACAGAGAAAAGGACTGGATTGTTCAAATTAAATCCATGAACGGCGTTGAAAACCTCCTGGATAAACAACGAATCAATGTCCAGCTGAAAAGTTCCGCATTGAAAATCCTGGGCATCATTCTTGATGCTGATGATGAACCCGCCGACCGCTGGCAAAGTATGCGCAACTGCCTTCTTGACCGATATCCAGATATTCCAGAAGAATTGCCCGCAACCGGCCTGATTCATCCCGGCGAAATCACAGTTGGGGTATGGATGATGCCTGATAACCAAAAGCGCGGTATGTTGGAAACCTTTCTTGAATTTCTTCTCCCGGATAACAGCGAGGAATTGTGGAATCTAGCAAGCCAAACCTGCGAACAAGCTGCAGCAAACGGAGCAGCGTTTAAAAAGGCCCATACAGATAAAGCCCGAATCCATACTTGGCTGGCATGGCAAAATCCACCGGGAAGACAGCTTCATAACGCTATAACCGAACGCATTCTCTCTCCGACTTCACCACAGGCCGCAGTGTTCATGCAGTGGTTCAAAGACCTGTTTGAAGTATGA
- a CDS encoding TonB family protein: MNEAMQRMVPAILFTIGLHGALLSWRMQQPPPTVRPKPLPQKITVSLTRLPPPAPPMKKIVQEVPSLPQLAAAEYQPIKPIKPIVPKPKPLKKIVQKVPSLPKLAQVQHQAIRPVKLQPGKKISTKLPVLPKIAPVTQQEIKPLKVVKPLPKPEPQRIPTPVQTRSVSSQPVRSQPVVSQQRPIVRSATIHPATPTRYRQTYQRTQRTQSTYRQPVSTRQVRTRQVLASTPSRTTSGRTVRTTNQITKRATPAKNTGVVREAAPLYQSNPPPEYPRMARRRGLEGVVTIEAKVDPNGRVAELRLFASSGHSILDKAALKAVRGWKFSPGTVGGRAQSMWVKVPVRFELH, translated from the coding sequence ATGAATGAAGCCATGCAGCGGATGGTCCCTGCAATCCTGTTCACCATTGGTCTGCATGGGGCCTTGCTTTCCTGGCGAATGCAGCAGCCCCCGCCGACTGTACGACCGAAGCCTTTACCGCAGAAGATTACAGTTAGTCTGACGAGGCTTCCACCGCCTGCGCCGCCGATGAAAAAGATTGTCCAGGAGGTGCCATCTCTTCCCCAGCTTGCAGCCGCAGAGTATCAGCCGATCAAACCGATCAAACCGATCGTACCCAAGCCCAAACCGCTGAAGAAGATCGTGCAAAAGGTGCCTTCACTGCCCAAGCTTGCGCAGGTGCAGCATCAAGCGATTCGTCCGGTTAAGCTCCAGCCGGGAAAGAAGATCTCCACCAAGCTCCCGGTGCTGCCGAAGATCGCTCCGGTTACGCAGCAGGAGATTAAGCCCTTGAAAGTCGTCAAGCCGTTACCAAAGCCTGAGCCGCAACGTATTCCTACACCGGTGCAGACTCGTTCAGTCTCATCCCAGCCTGTTCGTTCTCAACCTGTCGTTTCGCAGCAGCGGCCTATAGTGCGCAGTGCAACGATACATCCAGCAACACCGACAAGGTATCGGCAAACATATCAGAGAACCCAGAGAACACAGAGTACATATCGACAGCCGGTGAGCACAAGGCAGGTGCGTACGAGGCAGGTGCTTGCATCAACTCCAAGTAGAACAACAAGCGGGAGGACAGTCCGAACAACAAATCAAATAACAAAGCGAGCAACACCAGCGAAGAATACAGGTGTGGTCCGGGAAGCAGCACCGCTTTATCAGAGCAACCCGCCACCGGAATATCCCCGCATGGCGAGACGACGTGGGCTTGAAGGAGTTGTCACCATCGAGGCCAAGGTTGATCCCAACGGCAGGGTGGCAGAGTTACGGCTCTTTGCCAGCAGCGGGCATAGTATCCTTGATAAGGCAGCTTTGAAGGCTGTACGGGGATGGAAGTTCTCTCCGGGTACGGTAGGGGGCAGGGCCCAGTCAATGTGGGTGAAGGTGCCGGTGCGTTTTGAGTTGCATTGA
- a CDS encoding biopolymer transporter ExbD has product MKLNNRSIAPPRVEMLPLIDIVFLLLVFFIYAMLSMAVHRGQTVDLPESGTAGLETAEAVSVTIQNQNGALKLFVDEKPVELPQLEHLLEGKKKEGAENSPDVQIFADKSVSYQELFQVLDRVRLAGLTSISLQAQAEAATP; this is encoded by the coding sequence ATGAAACTGAACAATCGCAGTATAGCACCGCCTCGGGTGGAAATGCTGCCCCTGATTGATATCGTGTTCCTGCTGTTGGTCTTTTTTATCTATGCCATGCTCTCTATGGCTGTGCATCGTGGTCAAACCGTGGATCTGCCGGAATCCGGCACTGCGGGTCTGGAAACGGCAGAGGCGGTCAGTGTGACCATCCAGAATCAGAACGGAGCCCTGAAGCTTTTTGTTGATGAAAAGCCGGTAGAGCTCCCCCAGCTGGAGCATCTGTTGGAGGGCAAGAAGAAAGAGGGGGCGGAGAACAGCCCTGATGTCCAGATCTTTGCCGATAAGTCGGTTTCCTATCAGGAGCTTTTTCAGGTCTTGGATCGGGTTCGCTTGGCTGGCCTGACCAGTATATCTCTTCAGGCTCAGGCAGAGGCCGCAACACCATGA
- a CDS encoding MotA/TolQ/ExbB proton channel family protein, with amino-acid sequence MLEIIRNGGLVMWPLLACSVIVLTIILERILFWGTMAYRRNRPLRDEVLHIAESRDWQQIEEKTEDSDDAIVRVLKVGILHRDYDMSKAMESEAQHLLKQMSQFMTVLDTIITVAPLLGILGTVIGIISSFKMLGSSGMADPKLVTGGIAQALITTAAGLTISIFTVFPYNYFKSRIENAAHLMEKYATRLEVGYRRLQAEGIQ; translated from the coding sequence ATGTTGGAAATTATTCGTAACGGTGGCCTGGTTATGTGGCCACTCCTGGCCTGTTCTGTGATTGTGCTGACTATTATCCTTGAACGTATCTTGTTCTGGGGAACTATGGCCTATCGACGTAACCGCCCCTTGCGCGATGAGGTGTTGCATATTGCCGAAAGCAGGGATTGGCAGCAGATTGAAGAAAAAACAGAAGACAGTGATGATGCTATTGTCCGGGTACTCAAAGTAGGAATCCTGCACAGGGACTATGATATGAGTAAGGCAATGGAGTCCGAGGCCCAGCACCTGCTCAAGCAGATGTCCCAGTTTATGACCGTACTGGACACTATAATCACGGTGGCGCCGCTTCTGGGTATCCTGGGCACGGTGATCGGGATTATCTCCTCTTTCAAGATGCTTGGCAGCAGTGGTATGGCTGATCCCAAGCTGGTCACCGGCGGAATTGCCCAGGCCCTGATTACCACAGCTGCGGGCCTGACCATCTCCATTTTTACGGTCTTCCCCTATAATTATTTCAAGAGCCGGATTGAGAACGCAGCCCATCTCATGGAAAAATACGCTACCCGGCTGGAGGTAGGATATCGGAGATTACAGGCGGAGGGAATACAATGA
- a CDS encoding helical backbone metal receptor — protein sequence MYRYRFFFLFITLLSYFLPLTGQARENSFPQRIISLGPINTENVYLLGAEDRLVANTNYCVRPKAAKDKEKIGSVMQVSIEKILSLRPDLILATGLTSPVQLKKLRDLGLRVEQFRQSSSFVEICEQFRRIGALLGLEEQAEKVIREAEKKVAKVVAAVAPLPRPKVFLQIGSRPLFGAAQNSFTQDFITLSGGINVIGEQKKGTVSYEKVLMKNPDVIIIAMMGSETGIAQEEKEKWEGFPMLSAVQKKQVSVVDPDLACSPSPATFAETLSLMAKLIHPELRSP from the coding sequence ATGTATAGGTATAGGTTCTTTTTTTTATTTATCACCCTCCTGTCCTACTTTCTTCCCCTGACCGGACAGGCCCGGGAAAACAGCTTTCCCCAACGTATTATCTCCCTGGGACCGATCAACACCGAGAATGTCTATCTCCTTGGTGCGGAGGACCGCCTGGTTGCGAATACCAATTACTGCGTCCGGCCAAAGGCAGCCAAGGACAAGGAAAAGATCGGGTCGGTGATGCAGGTCTCTATTGAGAAGATCCTCAGCCTGCGCCCGGACCTGATCCTTGCCACCGGACTGACATCGCCGGTCCAACTCAAGAAGCTCCGTGATTTGGGCCTGCGGGTGGAGCAATTTCGCCAGTCCTCCTCCTTTGTCGAGATCTGCGAACAGTTCCGCCGCATCGGGGCACTGCTTGGCCTGGAGGAACAGGCTGAGAAAGTCATTCGAGAGGCAGAGAAAAAGGTAGCCAAGGTAGTTGCCGCTGTTGCTCCGCTTCCTCGGCCTAAAGTTTTTCTTCAGATCGGCTCCCGCCCGCTTTTTGGGGCAGCGCAGAATTCCTTTACCCAGGATTTTATCACCCTGAGCGGCGGTATCAACGTGATCGGTGAACAGAAGAAAGGCACGGTCAGCTATGAAAAGGTGCTGATGAAGAATCCCGATGTGATCATTATAGCCATGATGGGCAGTGAAACCGGGATTGCCCAGGAGGAAAAGGAGAAATGGGAGGGTTTTCCTATGCTCAGTGCTGTGCAAAAGAAGCAGGTCTCAGTGGTTGATCCGGATTTGGCCTGTAGCCCATCCCCTGCTACCTTTGCGGAAACACTCTCTCTTATGGCGAAGTTGATCCACCCGGAGCTCCGCAGCCCTTGA
- a CDS encoding plasmid stabilization protein, translating to MPSLTIRNLDPAVKRGLRIQAARHACSMEEEARRILRAAILQPVREKGLGTFIQQKFHKNGGVEIDPVRAAPRSPVIQDDEE from the coding sequence ATGCCAAGTCTTACCATCCGAAACCTTGACCCTGCTGTTAAACGAGGCCTGAGAATACAGGCTGCCCGCCATGCCTGCTCAATGGAAGAAGAAGCCAGAAGAATATTGCGGGCTGCTATACTGCAACCTGTTAGGGAAAAAGGCTTAGGTACTTTCATTCAGCAGAAATTCCATAAGAACGGCGGAGTTGAAATAGATCCTGTCCGCGCTGCTCCCCGCTCCCCTGTCATACAGGATGATGAGGAATGA
- a CDS encoding type II toxin-antitoxin system VapC family toxin, producing MILLDTNILSEPMRPSPNEQVISWLDEQIVTDLFICAVTKAEIELGIALLPEGRRKKALFSAAQELFSKFSERCLAFGEAEASIYAAIIADTRAKSETMSVEDAMIAAVALSYDFTLATRNIKDFKGIDDISLINPFAT from the coding sequence ATGATACTTCTTGATACCAACATCCTCTCCGAGCCGATGCGTCCTTCGCCGAATGAGCAGGTCATCTCCTGGCTTGACGAACAAATCGTCACGGACCTCTTTATCTGCGCTGTCACCAAGGCGGAAATAGAACTCGGCATCGCCTTGTTACCGGAGGGCCGAAGAAAAAAGGCCTTGTTTTCCGCAGCTCAGGAGCTGTTCAGTAAATTTTCCGAACGCTGTTTGGCCTTCGGTGAAGCTGAGGCTTCCATCTATGCCGCAATTATTGCCGATACCCGTGCCAAGAGCGAAACAATGAGCGTTGAAGATGCTATGATCGCTGCGGTCGCCCTGTCCTATGACTTCACCCTGGCAACACGGAACATCAAAGACTTTAAGGGAATTGACGACATATCACTCATTAATCCCTTTGCAACCTAA
- a CDS encoding TonB-dependent receptor has product MKKSFVTVAVQLLIGTCAVHTGLAATPGQSMKMDEVVVTAARTAESKKEVSANITVIDREEIKQSGARDVGDLLAEKAIGHIHKYPGALTSIGLRGFRTDSLGNDLQGHVLILLDGRRAGTGNVAKLLTGNIERIEIIRGPGAVQYGSAGMGGVVNIITRKGERNAAFAEAGAGSFGAYESGIGGTLKEGAFDFAGSYSRSRRDAYETGSGAEFHNTGLDAASGLSANLGWSFTEENPEKNRLGLIVTASELDNSGSPGYFSANDLDDSTDKKNYSVDLSYAGTDSAEHWQWMARYFFGKDENSWDDPVASDPDGWDNGEVSSNSTDQQGAQAQLTGTFGHTRITSGIDWLDYAVDNTWTPTKTSYSNPAFFLLGKTTFPAQRLTLDLGLRQDWYEVEVVEPAGRTIDTDHFTPKIGLSWLVTEQLKLRAQYAEAFMIPSANQLAADFTHFGSRTVGNSELEPESSRTYEAGLDFSASGLNASFTSFYTDFTDKIIVDYLADGSRTWQNLGDATISGFEGEFSYDLGLSMGWDWEVRPYLNFTLLTQYEDESTGEDLQDVSAMNFSTGLLVNNGDGISCRLNVAYSGTQDVEDWESGAYPTPVVELDASTVTDLSASWRFYENERLGSFTLRGQIDNLFDEEYAYVKGYPMPGRSFFAALRWGY; this is encoded by the coding sequence ATGAAGAAGAGTTTTGTAACCGTGGCTGTGCAGCTGCTTATCGGCACCTGCGCTGTACACACCGGGCTTGCCGCTACACCTGGGCAGTCGATGAAGATGGATGAAGTGGTGGTGACCGCCGCCAGAACAGCGGAGAGCAAGAAAGAGGTCAGTGCCAATATTACGGTCATTGACCGGGAAGAGATCAAGCAATCCGGTGCCAGGGATGTGGGTGATCTGCTGGCGGAGAAGGCCATCGGGCATATCCATAAATACCCCGGTGCCCTGACCTCCATCGGTCTGCGTGGATTTCGTACCGACAGCCTCGGGAATGACCTTCAGGGCCATGTACTGATTCTGCTTGATGGGCGTCGTGCCGGAACCGGTAATGTGGCCAAGCTGCTGACTGGTAATATTGAGCGGATTGAGATTATCCGGGGACCGGGAGCTGTGCAGTACGGTTCAGCAGGAATGGGCGGGGTGGTTAATATCATTACCCGCAAGGGAGAGCGCAATGCAGCCTTTGCCGAGGCAGGCGCAGGTTCCTTTGGCGCCTATGAATCCGGCATCGGCGGTACCCTGAAAGAGGGCGCTTTCGACTTTGCCGGTTCCTATAGTCGTTCCAGGCGGGACGCCTATGAGACCGGGAGCGGGGCAGAGTTTCATAATACCGGCCTGGATGCAGCCTCCGGCCTGAGCGCCAATCTGGGCTGGTCGTTTACGGAAGAGAACCCGGAAAAGAACCGCCTGGGCCTGATCGTCACTGCTTCGGAACTGGATAACAGCGGCAGCCCTGGTTATTTCTCGGCCAATGATCTGGATGACAGCACGGACAAGAAAAATTACTCGGTTGATCTGAGCTATGCAGGGACAGACAGCGCTGAGCACTGGCAATGGATGGCTCGTTATTTCTTCGGCAAGGACGAGAACTCCTGGGATGATCCTGTTGCCTCCGACCCGGATGGCTGGGATAATGGCGAGGTCTCATCCAACAGCACCGATCAGCAGGGAGCCCAGGCCCAGCTGACCGGAACCTTCGGGCACACCCGGATCACCAGTGGTATTGACTGGCTGGACTATGCAGTGGACAATACCTGGACACCAACAAAGACCAGCTACAGCAATCCAGCGTTTTTTCTCCTTGGCAAGACCACCTTTCCCGCGCAGCGCCTGACCCTTGATCTGGGGCTGCGCCAGGATTGGTACGAGGTAGAGGTGGTGGAACCAGCTGGTCGCACCATCGATACAGATCACTTCACCCCTAAGATTGGCCTGTCCTGGCTGGTCACAGAGCAACTCAAGTTGCGGGCCCAGTATGCTGAGGCCTTTATGATTCCCTCGGCGAATCAGTTGGCAGCAGATTTTACCCATTTCGGCTCCCGGACAGTGGGTAACTCCGAGCTGGAGCCGGAATCCAGCCGTACCTATGAGGCCGGGCTGGACTTCAGCGCCAGCGGACTCAATGCCTCGTTCACCTCTTTTTATACCGATTTTACCGATAAGATCATTGTTGATTATCTGGCAGATGGCTCCAGAACCTGGCAAAACCTGGGTGATGCCACGATCTCGGGCTTTGAAGGCGAGTTTTCCTATGATCTGGGTCTGAGCATGGGCTGGGATTGGGAGGTGCGTCCCTATCTCAATTTTACCCTGCTGACCCAGTATGAGGATGAAAGTACGGGTGAGGATCTTCAGGATGTCAGCGCAATGAATTTTTCCACCGGCTTGCTGGTCAATAACGGGGACGGGATAAGCTGCCGCCTCAATGTGGCCTATAGCGGCACGCAGGATGTGGAGGATTGGGAGTCCGGGGCTTACCCGACCCCGGTGGTTGAGCTGGATGCCAGCACGGTCACTGATCTCAGTGCTTCCTGGCGTTTCTATGAGAATGAGCGGCTGGGGAGCTTCACTCTACGTGGGCAGATTGATAACCTCTTTGACGAGGAGTACGCCTATGTGAAAGGGTACCCCATGCCGGGCCGGAGTTTCTTTGCTGCGCTGCGGTGGGGGTACTGA
- a CDS encoding Fic family protein: MREHLEAANHYEAVAFVRELAQEQVPVSESIVRQVHALILQGIDRENAGVYRSIPVAISGSRHVPPQPWQVPKLMEELFLRLEQEAEHMHPVVSAAELHEGIATIHPFTDGNGRTARLLMNLALLRQGYTITNIPGESQSRLAYYDALEKCNLEQEKTEFHLLMAGYVRASMEKLIRLLGK; encoded by the coding sequence ATGCGTGAACACCTTGAGGCGGCCAATCATTACGAAGCGGTTGCCTTTGTTCGGGAGCTTGCCCAGGAGCAGGTACCTGTTTCGGAGAGCATTGTCAGGCAGGTCCATGCCCTTATCCTGCAAGGCATTGATAGAGAAAATGCGGGAGTATATCGTTCCATTCCCGTGGCCATCTCGGGTAGTCGCCATGTTCCACCCCAACCCTGGCAGGTCCCCAAGCTGATGGAGGAGCTCTTTCTCCGCCTGGAGCAGGAAGCAGAGCACATGCATCCGGTTGTCTCTGCTGCTGAGCTCCATGAAGGCATAGCAACCATCCATCCCTTTACTGACGGCAACGGCAGAACAGCCAGACTCCTGATGAACCTGGCCCTCCTCCGGCAGGGCTATACTATCACCAATATTCCGGGGGAAAGCCAAAGTCGGCTGGCCTATTATGATGCGCTGGAGAAATGTAATCTGGAGCAGGAGAAGACGGAATTTCATCTCCTGATGGCCGGGTATGTCCGGGCCAGCATGGAGAAGCTTATCCGCTTGCTGGGAAAGTAG
- a CDS encoding phospholipase D family protein — MLAHAKKSIKIKILTAYYSASFIKSFFKDISKEKRKTCGITLVVNGFSGKRLKEQVKELTRIKKDFNLWGFKKSSIYINYENTLFHTKLYQFVKTTGNIWFLGSANASEIAFSGNEELLVKIGAKRADLERYVDSVISNSIEISKFKPPKINNLINFLKSGTIYFKPNTQIQFTFNELNMPDDVIEELGNLDKTERPRDTNPGVLWGAYNVKRALGMQNSKQKRKIVSTSRFAIETCFGYWVPSTYSKDLDAQIKASGANKRNEIESARDKLEEVGVYEMIEKFDLYLQDVVKILNENDVEWRPAQNLSDKFKTFVQNLQKRLETPKQIERASDPFISSYLPEIWNDPISKEDFFDSFFDYIEYKIKQSSPPLIVRSLKKNFSLDPSNTSKEIRNKMEKQLKKDGWSEDQWVQP; from the coding sequence TTGCTAGCACATGCAAAAAAGTCGATAAAGATTAAAATATTAACTGCATATTATTCAGCGAGTTTCATCAAATCTTTCTTTAAAGACATATCTAAGGAAAAAAGAAAAACCTGTGGAATAACATTAGTTGTTAATGGTTTCTCGGGAAAAAGACTTAAAGAACAGGTAAAAGAACTTACTAGGATAAAAAAAGATTTTAATCTTTGGGGATTTAAAAAATCTAGCATATATATCAATTATGAAAATACCTTATTTCATACTAAGCTTTATCAGTTTGTCAAGACGACAGGAAATATTTGGTTTCTTGGCTCTGCGAATGCTTCAGAAATAGCCTTTAGTGGAAATGAGGAGCTTCTTGTAAAAATAGGTGCAAAAAGAGCGGATTTAGAAAGGTATGTTGATTCTGTAATTTCCAATTCGATTGAAATTAGTAAATTCAAACCACCAAAAATAAACAATCTAATTAACTTTTTAAAATCAGGTACTATTTATTTCAAGCCTAATACACAAATTCAATTTACATTTAATGAATTGAATATGCCAGACGATGTAATAGAAGAACTCGGAAATCTAGATAAAACAGAAAGGCCTCGTGATACTAATCCAGGTGTTTTATGGGGAGCCTATAATGTAAAAAGAGCACTCGGGATGCAAAATAGCAAACAAAAAAGAAAAATAGTATCAACTAGTCGCTTTGCTATAGAGACATGTTTTGGATACTGGGTGCCATCAACATATTCCAAAGATCTTGATGCACAAATAAAAGCATCTGGCGCAAATAAAAGAAATGAAATTGAGTCAGCACGTGATAAACTAGAAGAAGTTGGTGTTTATGAGATGATAGAAAAATTTGATTTGTATTTGCAGGATGTTGTAAAAATTTTAAATGAAAACGATGTTGAGTGGAGACCAGCTCAAAACCTTTCAGATAAATTTAAAACTTTTGTACAAAACTTACAGAAACGGTTAGAGACCCCAAAGCAGATAGAAAGAGCAAGCGATCCTTTTATTTCAAGTTATCTACCAGAAATCTGGAATGATCCAATTTCCAAGGAAGATTTTTTTGATTCATTTTTTGACTATATTGAATATAAAATCAAGCAATCATCTCCCCCATTGATAGTTAGATCATTGAAAAAAAACTTTAGCCTAGATCCAAGCAACACATCAAAAGAAATAAGAAATAAGATGGAAAAACAACTTAAAAAAGATGGGTGGTCAGAAGACCAATGGGTTCAACCATAA